A single region of the Bacillus cereus genome encodes:
- a CDS encoding YdcF family protein, giving the protein MRKKKIIKYILVVIMIFAVYAGFLQYNIYKHGHMNATYDADYIIVLGSKVNGIKPSYSLQYRIDKAAEYLKSHEKTIAIVSGGQGKGEDITEALAMKQGLMKQNIAEDRIIMEDRSTSTDENIKFSKPLIPEHLKKGMIVTNDFHMFRAKKIAEKQGLILEGLPAKTPKPIIIQSNVREYLAITQYWFMNRI; this is encoded by the coding sequence ATGAGAAAGAAGAAAATAATTAAGTACATTTTAGTTGTTATAATGATCTTCGCCGTGTATGCGGGGTTTTTACAATATAACATCTATAAGCATGGGCATATGAATGCCACCTACGATGCGGATTATATAATTGTACTAGGATCGAAAGTAAATGGAATAAAACCTTCTTATTCATTGCAATATCGTATTGATAAAGCAGCTGAGTATTTAAAATCACATGAGAAAACAATTGCTATCGTATCTGGAGGCCAAGGAAAAGGTGAAGATATTACAGAAGCATTAGCGATGAAACAAGGATTAATGAAACAAAATATTGCAGAAGACCGCATTATAATGGAAGACCGTTCGACGAGCACAGATGAGAATATTAAATTTTCAAAACCTCTTATCCCTGAACATCTGAAAAAAGGGATGATTGTAACGAACGATTTTCATATGTTCCGAGCGAAAAAGATTGCAGAAAAACAAGGATTGATATTAGAAGGTCTTCCGGCGAAAACACCGAAACCAATTATTATTCAATCGAACGTTCGAGAATATTTAGCGATTACGCAATATTGGTTTATGAATCGAATATAG
- a CDS encoding DUF4870 domain-containing protein — protein MKGNNILSSLCYFSIFFAPFLLPIIVYFVAEDEVKHHAKKAFWSHVFPYAILFGGLALSGVYGLSFNQSESVGIGMVITYAVFILVGIYYFIWNIVKGIKVLKAA, from the coding sequence ATGAAAGGGAATAATATTTTATCTTCGCTATGTTACTTTAGTATCTTTTTTGCACCGTTTTTACTGCCAATTATCGTTTACTTCGTTGCGGAAGACGAAGTAAAACATCATGCAAAAAAAGCATTTTGGTCACATGTTTTTCCATACGCAATTTTATTTGGAGGATTAGCATTATCAGGGGTATACGGTTTAAGTTTCAATCAGTCTGAGAGCGTTGGAATTGGGATGGTTATAACGTATGCAGTGTTTATTTTAGTAGGGATTTATTATTTCATTTGGAATATCGTTAAAGGAATTAAAGTTTTGAAAGCAGCGTAA
- the nfsA gene encoding oxygen-insensitive NADPH nitroreductase, giving the protein MSEMIHKMEQHVSVRKYKEEPISKEVVERMVQAAQHAASSHFVQAYSVIYVTDQELKSKLAELSGNRHVKDCAAFFVCCADLKRLEMACEKHGTEIKHEGVEDFIVATVDASLFAQNLALAAESLGYGICYIGGIRNNPREVSELLHLPDKVYPVFGMTVGVPDEEHGVKPRLPVAAILHENGYDETKYAELLNEYDETMSAYYKERSLNQKNVTWTESMSSFMSKEKRMHMKEFLNEKGLNKK; this is encoded by the coding sequence ATGAGTGAGATGATACATAAAATGGAGCAACACGTTTCAGTTCGTAAATATAAAGAAGAACCAATTTCAAAAGAGGTAGTAGAAAGAATGGTGCAAGCTGCACAACATGCGGCTTCCTCACATTTTGTACAGGCGTATTCTGTTATATATGTAACAGATCAGGAACTAAAGAGTAAACTAGCTGAATTATCCGGGAATCGTCATGTGAAAGACTGCGCAGCATTCTTTGTTTGTTGTGCAGACTTAAAACGACTTGAAATGGCGTGTGAAAAACATGGTACAGAGATAAAACATGAAGGAGTGGAAGACTTTATCGTTGCGACGGTAGATGCTTCACTTTTTGCACAAAACTTAGCACTTGCAGCTGAATCATTAGGATACGGTATTTGTTATATTGGTGGAATTCGTAATAACCCGAGAGAAGTGAGTGAATTGCTTCATTTACCGGATAAAGTATATCCTGTGTTTGGAATGACAGTCGGTGTGCCAGATGAAGAACATGGAGTTAAACCACGTTTACCGGTAGCGGCCATTCTTCATGAAAATGGATATGATGAAACGAAATATGCTGAATTATTAAACGAATACGATGAAACGATGAGTGCGTATTACAAAGAAAGATCGTTAAATCAAAAAAACGTAACATGGACAGAATCAATGAGTTCATTTATGTCCAAAGAGAAAAGAATGCATATGAAAGAGTTTTTAAATGAAAAAGGATTAAATAAGAAATGA
- a CDS encoding DJ-1/PfpI family protein — protein MKKALIFLFDGFAEFEVNIASLFLTSKEFEIITATVDGKTVTGEGGFLCQPHVSIENIEVVDYEVFIVPGGHIFDHLENEKLLSIVNKLHKRNKWIAGICAGTSLLHAAGVLNKKKFSTSLTPDEEHLADLHEWKYKQKKDVTVDGKVITAVGSAYVEFAVEIVRQLHLFNEFEVNENLQYFKNITGLCDETLV, from the coding sequence ATGAAAAAAGCTTTAATCTTTTTATTTGATGGCTTTGCAGAATTTGAAGTGAATATAGCGAGTTTATTTTTGACAAGTAAGGAGTTCGAAATAATAACAGCAACGGTAGACGGAAAAACAGTTACAGGAGAAGGCGGATTTTTGTGTCAACCACATGTCTCTATAGAGAATATTGAAGTAGTGGATTACGAAGTGTTTATTGTACCAGGAGGACATATTTTTGATCATTTAGAAAATGAAAAGTTGTTATCTATCGTGAACAAATTACATAAGCGAAATAAATGGATAGCGGGTATTTGTGCAGGGACATCTTTACTACATGCAGCAGGCGTACTTAATAAGAAGAAATTCTCAACATCATTAACTCCAGATGAAGAACACTTAGCAGATCTACATGAATGGAAATATAAACAAAAGAAAGATGTAACTGTGGATGGTAAGGTTATTACAGCGGTAGGGTCTGCATATGTTGAATTTGCAGTTGAAATAGTGAGGCAGCTTCATTTATTTAATGAATTTGAAGTGAATGAGAACTTACAATACTTTAAAAATATAACGGGACTTTGCGATGAAACTTTAGTTTAA
- a CDS encoding sigma-70 family RNA polymerase sigma factor: MLMIFNSEEDLIIAMKKHDQDALKEVIDQYGKLILYIIHKSLSTPIEKQYVDDCYNDVFTVIWFNIDQFDTEKGNLKSWMIGITKLKALEYKKKVYKENTIDKDVEIDTGVHDRYEIEQEEEIMEIVQDLNKKDRYIFLKRYIDGHSIDDIAKELKVTADYIYNRISRGKKKLQKLWKGSV, from the coding sequence ATGCTTATGATTTTCAATTCTGAAGAGGATTTAATTATAGCTATGAAAAAACATGATCAAGATGCTTTGAAAGAAGTGATTGATCAATATGGAAAATTAATTTTGTACATTATTCATAAATCATTAAGTACCCCTATTGAAAAACAATATGTGGATGATTGTTATAACGATGTATTTACTGTCATTTGGTTTAATATCGACCAATTTGATACAGAAAAGGGAAACTTAAAATCTTGGATGATTGGTATTACTAAATTGAAGGCATTGGAATATAAAAAGAAAGTATATAAAGAGAATACAATCGATAAAGACGTAGAAATAGATACAGGTGTCCATGATAGGTATGAAATAGAACAAGAAGAAGAAATTATGGAAATAGTTCAAGATTTAAATAAGAAAGATCGATATATTTTTTTAAAGAGGTATATTGATGGACATTCCATTGACGATATTGCGAAAGAATTAAAAGTAACGGCGGATTATATATACAATCGAATTTCTCGTGGGAAGAAAAAACTTCAAAAACTGTGGAAAGGGAGTGTGTAA
- a CDS encoding flagellar motor switch protein FliG, with translation MDKRLLSMLNELQYSEEEITRLEKEADASINIDKYYVRNGELLKKLTLQMLEESIREELQENEEIENELLVGEGCMVNTKVIPNIYTVGATFYYYIVLTNKRLLMKGLDCYFKKVNEYSMLIEDIQAISQHKKMKNVYGIKYNKKYIQFGSIEHEQELAMIIMKLRQHGVKEEKYKDFEKGWMIYFNVLVIVTSGLLFLKYLM, from the coding sequence ATGGATAAAAGATTATTATCGATGTTAAATGAGCTCCAATATTCAGAGGAAGAAATTACACGTTTAGAGAAAGAGGCGGATGCTTCTATAAATATAGATAAGTACTATGTAAGAAATGGTGAACTGCTAAAAAAATTAACTTTACAAATGCTTGAAGAGTCAATTCGCGAAGAGTTACAAGAAAATGAAGAAATTGAGAATGAACTGTTAGTAGGAGAGGGATGCATGGTAAATACAAAAGTAATACCGAATATTTATACTGTAGGTGCAACTTTTTACTATTATATCGTTTTAACAAATAAAAGGTTGCTGATGAAAGGATTAGATTGTTATTTTAAAAAGGTAAATGAATACAGTATGTTAATAGAAGATATTCAAGCAATTTCACAACATAAAAAAATGAAAAACGTATACGGGATTAAATATAATAAAAAATATATCCAATTTGGAAGTATAGAGCACGAACAAGAACTAGCTATGATTATTATGAAATTAAGACAGCATGGAGTAAAAGAAGAGAAATATAAAGATTTTGAGAAAGGCTGGATGATTTATTTCAATGTTCTAGTCATAGTAACATCCGGTCTTTTATTTTTAAAATATTTAATGTAA
- a CDS encoding MFS transporter, which translates to MKNKLLLLSGTGISRLGDFMYLIALNLMVLNSTNSPAAVAGLWIVGPIATVVTKIWSGSIVDRLNKRSIMLITDIIRAALIGCIPLFDSIWAIYIFIFLTRIATSFFDPASFTYKTMLIRAEERAQFNAWNNFCTSGAFIIGPALAGILLTTYSATFVIYCNSLSFLLSTILIYYLPNITLQTKQNEEVANTFVQTLRSDWKQVFSFARTETYIILIFVLFQATMLVSMALDSQEVVFTNQVLLLSDMEYSMLVSITGAAYVSGSFLVSLLAKRLPIQHCIGFGMIFTAIGYVIFAFSNSFIVAAAGFILLGISSSFAGTGFITFYQNNIPVHMIGRIDSVFDSIKNFIQIFFVLAIGASAQFLSVQITVISSSLLILFLSCLLAIRVMTPSREKYFRATGSSLEY; encoded by the coding sequence ATGAAAAATAAATTATTATTATTGTCGGGAACAGGAATTTCTCGTTTAGGTGATTTTATGTATCTCATCGCTCTAAACTTAATGGTGTTAAATAGTACAAACTCCCCTGCTGCTGTAGCAGGATTATGGATTGTTGGCCCAATTGCCACCGTTGTTACAAAAATATGGTCTGGTAGCATAGTAGATCGATTAAACAAACGGTCCATTATGCTCATCACAGATATCATTCGTGCAGCTCTCATTGGCTGTATTCCACTATTTGATTCTATTTGGGCCATTTATATTTTTATCTTTTTAACTCGCATTGCTACATCATTTTTCGATCCAGCTTCATTTACTTATAAAACAATGCTCATACGAGCTGAAGAACGCGCTCAATTCAACGCTTGGAATAACTTTTGTACGAGCGGGGCTTTTATTATCGGTCCAGCTCTTGCTGGAATACTTCTCACCACGTACTCAGCAACCTTTGTTATTTACTGCAACTCACTTTCCTTTCTACTTTCTACCATTCTCATTTACTACTTGCCTAACATTACATTACAAACAAAGCAAAACGAAGAGGTTGCAAATACTTTCGTACAAACATTACGAAGTGATTGGAAACAAGTCTTTTCATTCGCTCGAACGGAAACTTACATAATTCTCATATTCGTTTTATTTCAAGCGACTATGCTTGTTTCTATGGCACTCGATTCACAAGAAGTTGTATTCACAAATCAAGTACTGCTTTTGTCCGACATGGAATATAGCATGCTTGTTAGTATAACTGGTGCCGCTTACGTTTCCGGTTCATTTCTTGTCTCTCTCCTTGCCAAACGATTACCAATTCAACATTGTATCGGATTCGGTATGATCTTCACAGCAATAGGTTATGTAATTTTCGCCTTTTCAAATTCATTTATCGTCGCGGCAGCTGGTTTCATTTTACTTGGCATTTCTTCATCATTTGCAGGTACTGGCTTTATCACATTTTATCAAAATAACATTCCTGTACATATGATAGGACGTATCGATAGCGTGTTTGATTCCATAAAAAATTTCATCCAAATCTTTTTCGTTTTAGCAATTGGGGCATCCGCACAATTTCTTTCCGTTCAAATTACTGTAATAAGTAGCTCATTACTCATTCTTTTCCTTTCCTGTTTATTAGCAATCCGGGTAATGACTCCTTCACGAGAAAAATATTTTAGAGCTACAGGATCATCATTAGAATATTAA
- a CDS encoding ArsR/SmtB family transcription factor: MFDDRLTISAEQQKLISNATRIQILHLLKDEVLTAKQVATKLNKTAGSVHYHVQILYDGGLLELVDTKEKRGIIEKYYKAKAAHFYIEESGTEGTNTGNHIVSHLFLTPEELQQLTWEITQVLLRWENKTARQSNSEEEYAISCRIKKQ; this comes from the coding sequence ATGTTTGATGATAGACTTACTATTTCAGCTGAGCAGCAGAAGCTCATTTCCAATGCAACTCGTATTCAAATTCTTCACCTTTTAAAAGACGAAGTACTCACTGCAAAACAAGTAGCTACTAAACTAAATAAAACTGCTGGCAGCGTACATTATCACGTTCAAATTTTATATGATGGAGGGTTACTTGAATTAGTAGACACGAAGGAAAAACGCGGAATTATTGAAAAATATTATAAAGCAAAAGCGGCTCATTTCTATATTGAAGAAAGTGGCACAGAAGGAACGAATACAGGTAACCATATTGTATCTCATCTATTTTTAACTCCGGAGGAATTACAACAGCTTACTTGGGAGATTACACAAGTTTTATTACGTTGGGAAAACAAAACCGCTCGTCAATCAAACTCTGAAGAGGAATACGCTATTTCCTGCAGGATTAAAAAACAATGA
- a CDS encoding MFS transporter, giving the protein MSVQSVSYSTLLKSNKNFKKLFYGQMLSVLGDWFHTVALLTFVYSITESPFMMALTFMSKGLPQLFLSPFIGGIVDRFSKKKIMIFTDILRGIIVLTYLLAIYKIEIIFISNICLSVLSCLFEPAKQSTLKNIVNQNHLVTANSLSSTINGFMSIMGASLGGIIAQALSIEVAFLMNSLSYFISAFIIHRMKIPSRNTFSTKKAFFTDIKDGYTYIMQQKIILTLILVGISWGIIGGAYQLLLTIYAERIFHSNIGILYTVQGAGLMIGSLLVNLYISKNEEKMKRAFGWAYLLQGIFFLGFILSNQLIIGIITLLCMRIAGGIIVPLDTTLLQTYTHENMMGKVFSFHYSIYGSLIQLSMFITGWLLEILSPQIIGSLLAICCIFVSFIWLYLFYCGKLSEESTIT; this is encoded by the coding sequence ATGTCAGTGCAATCAGTTTCTTATTCCACACTGCTTAAATCAAATAAAAACTTCAAAAAACTATTTTATGGTCAAATGTTAAGCGTACTTGGAGATTGGTTTCATACTGTAGCTTTATTAACATTTGTCTATAGCATAACAGAATCTCCATTTATGATGGCGCTCACTTTTATGAGTAAAGGATTACCTCAACTCTTTCTTAGCCCATTCATAGGCGGAATTGTAGACCGTTTTTCGAAAAAAAAGATTATGATTTTCACCGATATTTTACGAGGAATTATCGTCCTCACTTATTTATTAGCGATCTATAAAATCGAGATTATTTTCATTTCTAATATATGTTTATCAGTACTTTCTTGCTTATTTGAGCCCGCTAAGCAATCAACTCTAAAGAATATCGTAAACCAAAATCATTTAGTAACCGCTAACTCTCTTTCTAGTACAATTAATGGTTTTATGTCTATTATGGGGGCTTCTTTAGGTGGGATTATCGCACAAGCTTTAAGTATTGAGGTCGCTTTTTTAATGAACAGCCTATCATACTTTATTTCAGCCTTTATTATTCATAGAATGAAGATCCCTTCTCGTAATACTTTTAGCACGAAAAAAGCGTTTTTCACTGATATAAAAGATGGTTATACATACATAATGCAGCAAAAAATCATCTTAACTTTAATTCTTGTCGGAATTTCATGGGGCATTATTGGAGGGGCTTATCAGCTACTTCTAACAATCTATGCCGAAAGAATTTTCCACTCTAACATTGGAATTTTATATACAGTTCAAGGAGCTGGGCTTATGATTGGTAGTCTTCTCGTTAACTTATATATATCTAAAAATGAAGAAAAAATGAAAAGAGCATTTGGTTGGGCCTACTTACTACAAGGAATTTTCTTTCTCGGATTCATTTTATCTAATCAACTTATTATCGGTATCATTACATTGCTCTGCATGCGCATAGCAGGAGGAATCATCGTTCCACTGGATACGACATTACTTCAAACTTACACGCACGAAAATATGATGGGTAAAGTTTTTTCATTTCATTATTCTATTTATGGTTCACTTATACAGTTATCTATGTTCATTACTGGATGGCTATTAGAAATCCTTTCTCCTCAAATTATTGGTAGTTTACTAGCTATATGCTGTATTTTTGTTAGTTTTATATGGCTTTACCTGTTTTATTGCGGGAAACTTAGTGAAGAATCTACTATCACTTAA
- a CDS encoding VOC family protein, whose amino-acid sequence MIKGLYEAHLPVCNLEISIPFYESLGLKLYKRDKDIAFFWIVENESWIGLWEGEEYKVTYHPSLRHIAFQVSLHDLEDAIHWLKQKGIPARKDFGMEPIEPIVFPELAHASVYFNDPDGNSLEFIAQLPVGLHKAEKMYLSEWKKHVQTSPIDRE is encoded by the coding sequence ATGATTAAAGGTCTTTATGAAGCACATTTACCTGTCTGTAATTTAGAAATTTCGATACCTTTTTATGAATCACTGGGGCTAAAATTATATAAAAGAGACAAAGATATCGCCTTCTTTTGGATTGTAGAAAATGAAAGTTGGATTGGCCTTTGGGAAGGAGAAGAATACAAAGTTACTTATCATCCATCTTTACGACATATCGCTTTCCAAGTAAGCTTACACGATTTAGAAGACGCGATACACTGGCTCAAACAGAAAGGAATTCCAGCGCGAAAAGACTTTGGAATGGAGCCAATTGAGCCAATCGTTTTTCCAGAATTAGCACATGCCTCCGTATATTTTAACGATCCTGATGGAAATAGCTTAGAATTCATTGCACAATTACCTGTTGGACTACATAAAGCAGAGAAAATGTATTTAAGTGAATGGAAAAAGCATGTACAAACATCGCCAATAGATAGGGAGTAA
- a CDS encoding YjcZ family sporulation protein: MSFGGSCAGFGGGFALLIVLFILLIIIGCSCWGGGGGF; encoded by the coding sequence ATGAGCTTTGGTGGTAGTTGCGCTGGTTTCGGCGGTGGATTTGCTTTACTCATCGTACTATTCATCCTTCTAATCATTATCGGATGTAGCTGTTGGGGTGGCGGCGGAGGGTTTTAA
- a CDS encoding aspartyl-phosphate phosphatase Spo0E family protein yields the protein MYYNFTSNIMGKGSFSVEMEMGQLHNKIEHKKKELIQLVARHGLDHDKVLLFSRDLDILINKFMNIKDKVCK from the coding sequence ATGTACTATAATTTTACAAGTAATATTATGGGAAAAGGGAGTTTTAGTGTAGAGATGGAGATGGGACAATTACACAATAAAATAGAACACAAAAAGAAAGAGTTAATTCAACTTGTTGCTAGGCATGGATTAGATCATGATAAAGTTTTGTTATTTAGTCGAGATTTAGATATACTAATTAATAAGTTTATGAATATAAAAGACAAAGTATGTAAGTGA
- the hfq gene encoding RNA chaperone Hfq — protein sequence MEHLQEELYKQIKEEKGAVTIFLKSGVRIVGEVAGVDRFTVLMLVDGKQQLIYKQAISTIMN from the coding sequence TTGGAACATTTACAAGAAGAGTTGTATAAACAAATAAAAGAAGAAAAAGGTGCAGTTACTATATTCTTAAAGAGCGGAGTAAGAATAGTAGGGGAAGTAGCTGGAGTAGATAGATTTACAGTATTAATGTTAGTAGATGGAAAACAACAACTTATTTATAAGCAGGCAATATCAACAATTATGAACTAA
- a CDS encoding HD domain-containing protein yields the protein MEHNILQVIALAEKLKYEMRHSWLSNGRQESVAEHTWRMSLMAILVEPYLDQKVNIEKLLKMVIIHDLVEAEAGDIPAFDTMNSRELQLQKQKNEQEAILNIKRTLEGSLGEELYDLWMEFEAKETYEAKVANALDKLEVKIQHNEADIDTWLPIEHKMTFQVGKHTDFDSFLSKLQKIIEQDGEKKLLAAGIDVEACKQ from the coding sequence ATGGAACATAATATTTTACAGGTCATTGCATTAGCAGAAAAACTAAAATACGAAATGCGACACAGTTGGCTTTCAAACGGACGTCAAGAAAGTGTTGCAGAGCATACTTGGCGTATGTCCTTAATGGCTATCTTAGTTGAGCCTTATTTGGATCAAAAAGTAAACATAGAAAAATTACTTAAGATGGTCATAATTCACGATCTTGTTGAAGCAGAAGCCGGTGATATCCCCGCCTTTGATACGATGAATAGCCGTGAATTACAATTACAAAAACAAAAAAACGAACAAGAGGCTATTTTAAATATTAAACGTACACTAGAAGGTTCTCTTGGCGAAGAATTATACGATTTATGGATGGAATTCGAAGCGAAAGAAACGTATGAAGCAAAAGTTGCTAACGCGCTTGATAAACTTGAAGTGAAAATTCAGCATAACGAAGCTGATATTGATACTTGGCTACCAATTGAGCATAAAATGACTTTCCAAGTTGGTAAACATACAGATTTTGACTCTTTCTTATCTAAATTACAAAAAATCATTGAACAAGACGGAGAAAAAAAATTACTCGCTGCTGGCATTGACGTTGAAGCATGCAAGCAGTAA
- a CDS encoding response regulator, with product MAHKILVVDDAMFMRTMIKNLLKSNSEFEVIGEAENGVEAIQKYKELRPDIVTLDITMPEMDGLEALKEIMKIDSSAKVVICSAMGQQGMVLDAIKGGAKDFIVKPFQADRVIEALTKVANS from the coding sequence ATGGCACATAAAATTTTAGTTGTAGATGATGCGATGTTCATGCGAACAATGATTAAAAACTTGTTGAAAAGTAATTCTGAATTTGAGGTTATCGGTGAAGCAGAAAATGGGGTAGAAGCAATCCAAAAGTATAAAGAGCTTCGACCTGATATTGTAACACTAGATATTACGATGCCTGAAATGGACGGACTTGAAGCATTAAAAGAAATTATGAAAATTGATTCGAGTGCAAAGGTTGTCATTTGTTCCGCGATGGGACAACAAGGTATGGTATTAGATGCAATTAAAGGCGGGGCAAAAGACTTTATTGTAAAGCCATTCCAAGCGGATCGTGTAATCGAAGCTTTAACAAAAGTAGCAAACAGCTAA
- a CDS encoding chemotaxis protein CheA, producing MQTDLLNIFFEEAEEHLQSLNENVLNLERNPADMEVVGEIFRSAHTFKGMSASMEFTEMADLTHKMESVLDEIRHGNMMVNVNIIDVIFECIDNLEKMVADVQQGGIGNIDVISTKFKLEALLNGNADASMENAEQGNKNNNDTVSHEVHITVEKQAILKAVRAIMCLEALQKLGEIQKTVPSIEEIEADAFGFEFTVYMNTDRSVEELKQVVLHVSEIEKVEVKQGKHKAQEIVVQEAVPVEEAFQQVETAQLESPLELPTQQVSNTLTKSTTKTKNAKVENRSIRVQLEKIERLMNMFEESVIERGRIDELAETIQNKELIEHLNRLGDISKDIQNVLLNMRMVPIETIFNRFPRMVRMLAKDLGKKIDLQITGEGTEVDKIVIDEIGDPLVHLIRNAIDHGVETVEKRRDAGKNETGTIKLEAFHSGNHVVIQITDDGNGIYKEKVLEKAIKNGVITETEANKLTDREVYDLIFQPGFSTAEVVSDLSGRGVGLDVVKHTIHSLGGHLIIDSEEGKGSTFRIELPLTLSIIQSMLVQTNDTRYAFPLGNIVEAIRIQKEDIQSLQGKDVLNYRNQIIEVKHLSTVFGEETEGHAFASYDSQMVPVLIVRNSYRSYGLIVNTIIGQREIVLKSLGDFFAESSNYFSGATILGDGRVVLILNPEGL from the coding sequence ATGCAAACAGATCTATTAAATATATTTTTTGAAGAAGCAGAAGAACATTTACAGTCGCTAAATGAAAATGTGCTAAATTTAGAACGGAATCCTGCCGATATGGAAGTCGTAGGAGAAATATTCCGCTCAGCTCATACATTTAAAGGTATGTCTGCGAGTATGGAATTTACAGAAATGGCGGATTTAACGCATAAGATGGAAAGTGTTTTAGACGAAATTCGTCATGGTAATATGATGGTCAATGTTAATATTATTGATGTTATTTTTGAATGCATTGATAATTTGGAAAAGATGGTTGCAGATGTGCAGCAAGGCGGAATAGGTAATATAGATGTCATATCAACGAAATTTAAATTAGAAGCATTATTGAATGGAAATGCAGACGCCTCTATGGAAAATGCAGAGCAAGGTAATAAAAACAACAATGATACAGTTTCGCATGAAGTGCACATAACAGTTGAAAAACAAGCTATTTTAAAGGCTGTACGTGCCATTATGTGTTTGGAAGCGTTACAAAAATTAGGGGAAATACAAAAAACGGTTCCGAGCATTGAAGAAATTGAAGCAGACGCTTTTGGATTTGAGTTTACAGTATATATGAATACGGATCGTAGTGTTGAAGAGTTGAAACAAGTAGTTCTTCACGTTTCTGAAATTGAGAAAGTAGAAGTGAAACAAGGGAAACATAAAGCGCAAGAAATAGTAGTACAAGAAGCCGTACCCGTGGAAGAAGCGTTTCAGCAGGTTGAAACTGCACAGTTGGAGTCACCTTTAGAGCTACCAACTCAACAAGTAAGCAATACGTTAACGAAAAGTACTACAAAAACGAAAAATGCTAAAGTAGAGAATCGTTCTATTCGTGTTCAGTTAGAAAAAATCGAAAGATTAATGAATATGTTTGAAGAAAGTGTAATTGAGCGAGGACGAATTGATGAATTAGCAGAAACAATTCAAAATAAAGAGTTAATCGAGCATTTAAATCGATTAGGGGATATTTCAAAAGATATTCAAAATGTACTATTAAATATGCGTATGGTACCAATCGAAACAATTTTCAACCGTTTCCCGCGTATGGTGCGCATGTTAGCGAAAGATTTAGGAAAAAAAATAGATTTACAAATTACAGGTGAAGGTACTGAAGTTGATAAAATTGTTATCGATGAAATTGGTGATCCGCTTGTTCATTTAATTCGCAATGCAATTGATCATGGGGTTGAGACAGTTGAAAAACGCCGTGATGCTGGAAAAAACGAAACAGGTACTATTAAATTAGAAGCGTTCCATAGTGGGAATCATGTCGTAATTCAAATTACTGATGATGGAAACGGTATCTATAAAGAGAAAGTATTAGAAAAAGCGATTAAAAATGGTGTTATAACAGAAACAGAGGCAAATAAATTAACGGATCGTGAAGTGTATGATCTTATTTTCCAACCGGGGTTTAGTACAGCGGAAGTTGTGTCGGATCTTTCTGGACGTGGTGTTGGATTAGATGTTGTTAAACATACAATTCATAGTTTAGGTGGGCATTTAATTATTGATTCTGAGGAAGGAAAAGGAAGTACATTCAGAATTGAACTTCCATTAACTTTGTCAATTATTCAATCAATGCTTGTTCAAACAAATGATACGCGTTATGCGTTCCCCCTTGGTAATATAGTCGAAGCGATTCGAATTCAAAAGGAAGACATTCAATCGTTACAAGGAAAAGATGTTTTAAATTATCGCAATCAAATTATTGAAGTGAAACATTTAAGCACTGTATTTGGTGAGGAAACAGAAGGTCATGCGTTTGCATCATATGATAGTCAAATGGTTCCAGTATTAATTGTTCGCAATTCATATCGCAGCTATGGACTTATTGTCAACACGATTATCGGACAAAGAGAAATAGTCTTAAAGTCATTAGGTGACTTCTTTGCAGAGAGTTCTAACTATTTCTCGGGTGCGACAATTCTCGGTGATGGACGAGTGGTCCTCATTTTAAACCCAGAAGGTTTATAA